A stretch of Plodia interpunctella isolate USDA-ARS_2022_Savannah chromosome 15, ilPloInte3.2, whole genome shotgun sequence DNA encodes these proteins:
- the fd102C gene encoding forkhead box protein C1 — protein MCSGAEGGSWPLGKEAPAVTAAAIDHYRIQLYNYAVAERLRLYPPTVAPCYAPYGPRLALSMSLLQQRVLQPEEPKPQHSYIGLIAMAILSSPERKLVLSDIYQHILDNYPYFRSRGPGWRNSIRHNLSLNDCFVKAGRSANGKGHYWAIHPANIEDFRKGDFRRRKAQRKVRKHMGLAVDDDGEDSPSPPPQSPPPTTLPLPFWGTGRLPGGGQARKRQFDVASLLAPDDAPEKRQRRESSGEEEHEEDIDVVASDQEERGEEEVRVPLAPAAQYPLLGSWWPALDPALLQQLRRHPPAPAPPSLSPTDTQRPPDT, from the coding sequence ATGTGCAGCGGAGCCGAGGGTGGCTCCTGGCCGCTCGGCAAAGAAGCGCCCGCCGTTACCGCCGCCGCGATAGACCACTACCGCATACAACTTTACAACTACGCCGTCGCCGAAAGACTTCGCCTATACCCACCGACCGTCGCACCATGCTACGCGCCCTACGGACCGCGACTCGCCTTATCCATGTCCCTGCTCCAACAGCGCGTCCTGCAACCGGAAGAACCCAAGCCGCAGCACAGTTACATCGGACTCATCGCCATGGCCATCCTGAGCTCCCCGGAACGGAAACTAGTGCTATCTGATATTTACCAGCACATCCTCGACAACTATCCGTACTTCAGGAGCCGCGGGCCCGGTTGGCGCAACTCGATCCGACACAATCTGTCGCTGAACGACTGCTTCGTGAAGGCTGGAAGATCTGCCAATGGAAAAGGCCACTACTGGGCGATACACCCGGCCAATATAGAAGATTTTAGAAAAGGAGATTTCAGGAGACGTAAAGCTCAAAGGAAAGTGAGGAAACACATGGGATTGGCCGTGGACGACGATGGGGAGGATTCTCCTTCGCCACCGCCGCAGTCTCCGCCGCCGACGACGTTGCCGCTGCCGTTCTGGGGAACGGGGCGACTCCCCGGCGGCGGACAAGCACGAAAGAGACAGTTCGACGTCGCATCTTTATTAGCGCCGGACGACGCGCCAGAGAAACGGCAACGGCGGGAGAGCAGCGGAGAAGAGGAGCACGAAGAGGACATAGATGTGGTAGCGAGCGACCAGGAGGAGCGCGGGGAGGAGGAGGTGCGGGTGCCGTTAGCGCCGGCCGCGCAGTACCCGCTGCTGGGCAGCTGGTGGCCGGCGCTGGACCCAGCGCTGCTGCAGCAGCTCCGCCGACAcccgcccgcgcccgcgccgcctTCTCTCAGCCCCACCGACACACAGCGCCCGCCGGATACCTAG